Proteins encoded together in one Falco biarmicus isolate bFalBia1 chromosome 4, bFalBia1.pri, whole genome shotgun sequence window:
- the SEC13 gene encoding protein SEC13 homolog isoform X2 — protein MVSVINTVDTSHEDMIHDAQMDYYGTRLATCSSDRSVKIFDVRNGGQILIADLRGHEGPVWQVAWAHPMYGNILASCSYDRKVIVWKEENGTWEKTYEYTGHDSSVNSVCWAPHDYGLILACGSSDGAISLLSYTGDGQWEVKKISNAHTIGCNAVSWAPAVVPGSLIEQPSGQKPNYIKRFASGGCDNLVKIWKEEDGQWKEEQKLEAHSDWVRDVAWAPSIGLPTSTIASCSQDGRVFIWTCDDASGNSWSPKLLHKFNDVVWHVSWSITANILAVSGGDNKVTLWKESVDGLWACISDVNKGQGGVSAITEGQQNEQ, from the exons CACGATGCTCAGATGGATTACTATGGCACTCGGTTGGCAACCTGTTCTTCAGACAGATCTGTGAAAATCTTTGATGTTCGGAATGGAGGGCAAATCCTCATTGCAGACCTGAGAGG GCACGAAGGTCCTGTGTGGCAGGTTGCCTGGGCTCATCCGATGTATGGAAATATCTTGGCTTCCTGTTCCTATGACAGGAAGGTTATTgtctggaaggaagaaaatggtaCCTGGGAGAAGACCTATGAGTACACAGGGCATGATTCCTCAG TGAATTCTGTCTGCTGGGCACCCCATGACTATGGATTGATCCTGGCCTGCGGGAGCTCTGATGGGGCCATTTCATTATTGAGCTACACAGGTGATGGGCAGTGGGAAGTCAAAAAGATCAGCAATGCACATACG aTTGGATGTAATGCAGTTAGCTGGGCTCCTGCTGTTGTACCAGGAAGCCTTATAGAACAACCATCTGGTCAAAAACCAAACTATATAAAAAGATTTGCATCTGGTGGCTGCGACAACCTTGTCAAGATCTGGAA GGAAGAAGATGGTCAGTGGAAAGAAGAGCAGAAGCTGGAAGCTCATAGTGACTGGGTTCGAGATGTAGCCTGGGCTCCATCAATAGGCTTGCCAACAAGTACCATTGCTAGCTGCTCGCAG GATGGCAGAGTGTTCATCTGGACATGTGATGATGCCTCTGGAAATTCATGGTCACCAAAGCTGCTGCACAAGTTCAATGATGTTGTCTGGCATGTGAGTTGGTCCATTACTGCAAATATTCTTGCAGTGTCTGGAGGAGACAATAAA GTCACGCTATGGAAGGAATCAGTAGATGGATTGTGGGCATGTATCAGCGATGTCAACAAGGGCCAAGGAGGGGTGTCTGCCATCACAGAGGGGCAGCAGAATGAGCAGTGA